The nucleotide window CGACGCCGAACCCAAGGTCAACCGCACGCTCAGACTCGAGAACCCCAAGAAGCAGAACGAAGTCTCTGGAAAGAAGGTCGGGTACAAGCTAATGGCGCCGGCAAcgcagatgatgatggccgacGATGACAGCATCTTGGCCAAACGTGCTCCGTTCGCCAAGCACAACATGTGGGTGACGGGCCACCGGGACGGGGAGCTGTGGGCTGCCGGAGAGTTTACGAACCAGAGCCGCCGCGAGAAGGGGGGCGTGAGTGACATGGTTTCACGCGGCGACTGGTTTACGGACGATGGCAACTCCCACACTGCCGATGCTGCCAACGGAAATGGCCACCTTGATCCTCATGACTCGACGTCTGGCAGGAAGAGCAGCCCGGTGCTTTGGCCAGTGTATGGCTTCACTCACAACCCAAGAGTTGAAGACTGGCCCGTAATGTAAGTGGCATTTCAATCCGTATGCCCCTTCGGTCAATTTAGGCTGACAAGACGCTCCAGGCCGGTCGAGGCGTATCAGATACACCTGCGCCCAGCTGACTTCTTCACAAGCAACCCCGCCTTGGATGTCCCTTCTACTCGCAACCAATCGAGCGTACTGGTGCAATGCTGCGGCGATGTGGACGAACAAGGTAAGACTGTTCGGGAGATCCTGGGGAATGGCCAAGGATAGAATACTGGTGGCGAGCCGCAAAGCCACGGCGAAACGCAATCCTCGGTGGACAAGGTGGAACGGCAGCTCGGCGCTGACAGGGCTGTTTACATCCAAGAGCAAGGACTCTGAGGCAAGCAACTAGGGTCGAGATGAGTTTGTATCGATTCAGCGCGGTGCTAAAATGCAACGAAATTTTGCGGCTCCCGGTGCTCGATTTTGAGCGAATAATCCAAATGCGTGACGCCTTGGTGTATGGAGCTCGTCGACACAATATCCACGTCTGCAAGAATATTGAACATTAGCCATGGCACCTTTTCCCGTCCAAATCAGACTCACCGTTGCAAATGTATGGCTCAACATTGTCCTCCCTCAGGCCGCCGGACACCTCTATGAGGAAATGGCGTTTGCCCTGCCATCGCTCCTTGAggctgcgcgcggcgaccttgacgccgtcgccggtaAAGTTGTCGAGCATGACAATgtcggcgcccgcctcgatTGCCTCGTCAGCCTCCTGCTCGGACTgcacctcgacctcgaccttcAAGCTGAAGCCGGCGACgcgcttggcggcgcgcacaGCGTCCGTGATCGAGCCTCTGCTCCAGACGTGGTTGTCCTTGAGCATGACGCAGGAGCTGAGGTCGGTGCGATGGccgtccacgcccgccaccagcaTGCCGTACTTTTCCACGAGGCGGAACCCGGGCGTCGTCTTGCgcgtgccggcgaggatgccggtgtagcccgcggcgcgcatgcgggtgagcagggcgcgggagcgggcggcgacgccggagcACCTGGCGATGGTGTTGAgggcgacgcgctcgccgaggaggatgccgcgcgcggggccCCTGACGGTGGCGGCCCTGACCTTGCCGTCTTGTTGGCTGCTggggtcgacgtcggcgccctcgtccaggtGCCACTCGACGGCGCAGCCGCACTGCGCAAAGACCTCGTCGAAGAAGGgccgcccggcgacgacgccggccgacTTGGCCCAGAGGGTGGCGGtgcgcggcgcctcgccgacgacgtagCCGGCGTAGTCGAACGAGGGCgtgtcctcggcgagccaggCCGTGACCTGGGTCTTCCAGCTCGGGGGGAGGAGGTGCGCGAGggacgagggggaggaggcggcggaggacaTGGTCGAGTAGCGGGGGGGAAGGCGCACGGGAATTCGCAGGCGTTCTGGGTCGGTTGATCGGTCGGTTCGATGCGTCTCTGTCGTCGCGACGAGGGCTGGAGGACGCGAGAACGGGAGAACGacagcgggaggagggcgaggttgAGCAAGGGCAGAGGCGGGTTGTTGAATCGGAGAGAGACGGGTCAACGGAAAGGCGTACGGTGTTTGGGGGTGTCTCGGCCTGGGACGATGGGTTCGGGACTGACTGGCGGGTCGCTGGAAACCGGAAGGCACAGCGGGGCCTGTCGGAAGCGCCTGCCCGGAGCGACGCCAGAGGCGAAGTCCGCGTCCAGACTCAGCCTGCGACCTGAAATTCAGCCTGTGCCCTCCGTCTCTTGCAATCACACGAACACTGTCCAGAAAAGGCGTATAGCACTTCAATTGGGCATCCGAACCCCGCGCAAGGTGCCCAGCCCATGCCGCGGGCATGGCTAATACGTGCTCGTTTTTGCGGTGCTGCCTGGCGCTTCGATCACGGCTCTAGCGTTAATAAAGCCCCCGTTCGAGGTGTTCAACTACCTAAGGAAGTGTTTATATACATGCCGTGTCATTCTAGCCACATCGGCGTGACAAGGATTGTCTCAAGGGGGCCCGGGGCTCAGAAATGACTTAGTTGTGGCCTTTCTAAGGGTTCCACGccagagagggaggggggggaagaagacTCACTCTGGTCGAGGGTATAGCAAAAGGAACTCTCGCGGCACCTCAGACGGCCAAGCTGTGACTCAGATACTCATGCGTTCAAACTGGTGTCTTTGTTGACTCAAGTGCAGCTTCCGCATTGCTCGCGGCCATAATCTATCCGAGCGCCATCCCCTTTAGGCAGAAGAACGAGCCGCCAGCAACTCCGATTGGTCACTTCCAGCGCAAGGTCAAGCGGTTCATGATTTCACGATCCTGTGTTGCGCCCTCAGTTCATGGCATATAAAATGCCTATGTCATCGCCAGACTCTATTTCTCAGGCATAATGATCATCAATTACAACAAATAGAACCACGACTGAAACATGGTGCGCGTGCTACTCACAGGGGGCAATGGCTTCATCGCTAGCCATGTGCTAGATACCCTTCTCAGTATCCCAGTCAACACGGTCACCATCACGGTTCGAACAAAAGCCAAAGGTGACCAGGTGCTCGAGAGATACGACGCGCCAACTCGTGGCAGGCTGTCCGTCGAAGTCGTCGCGGACTTCACGGCCCCCGGCGCGTTCGACGAATGCCTTCAATCTGCCGCATTCGACGCCATCCTCCATGTTGCGTCACCCTTCTACTACTCCGCGACAGATATTGCAGGCGAACTTCTGGATCCTTCCATCGTGGGAACCACAGCCCTTCTAGACGCAGCAAGCCGGCACCCTTCTATCAAAACCGTGGTCATCACATCTTCATTTGCCGCTATTCTAAACAGCCACAGTGGGAACGATATTCCAGAGCATACATACACCGAAAGAGACTGGAATCCGCTCACCAAAGAAGAGGCCTTTCAAAACACACTCAACGGCTACCGAGCCAGCAAGCTGTTCGCGGAAAAGGCCGCATGGGAATTTGTAGACTCTCAGAAGCCTTCCTTCTCGCTGGTGACGATATGTCCGACACTATGCTTCGGGCCGGTGATTCAGCCGCTCTCCAGTCTCGACAGCATCAACACGTCGAGTCAACGCATTTACAGTTTTATCTCAGGTGCATTCAAGACCCAGATCCCGGATACGGGCACCTCTTTCTTCCTATGGATAGACGTGCGGGATCTGGCGTTGGCGCACGTAAGGGCAATGGAGTCGCAGCTTGCCGCCCCCCGAAACCGACGATACCTTTTGACGGAGGGGTACTTCACCAACAAAGATATTTGCTCAATCATCAGCAATCAGTTCCCAGAATATCGATCCGTCCTACCGAGCTGCGAGGGAAATGCCGGTGGTTTCCCAAACGGCGGCGTGTATAAGTTTGACAACAAAAAGGCAACTGAAGAACTCGGTTTGAGCTATAGAAAGCTAGAAGACAGCGTTGTGGATACTGTGAGGTCATTGAAAGCCCTTCAGGACCGGATCAATTGAGGTTGGGATTGAGCTGAGTGAGTTGTTTGCGGCCTCAGACGTGCTCATATCGACATGGAATGTCGTGTGAGTGGTTGGGGCTCTTTGGGACATGGAGCGAGGTGGCTAAGGAAGCTGCACAATAGAGTACGCAAGCCACTGCGAGCCATACGTTACAGATGCACCATATTGAGGCTGAGAGCGTTCGACACCAAGTCGGGCATCCTGTTGGCATCTCGCGCCGTGTAGGTGCCTTTGATCATTATAGCTCCTCCGACTTCTCAAAGTCCCTCCGCGCCGCATCAGCCAAGCTTCCATCCAACAGAACCCGCAGTGCTAGCATGGCCATTCCCTTGCCAGCACGAATGGCGGCCGCGTGCGCCTCATCTgtcgccgcagctgccgTAAACTGCGGGCTATGTATGGCTACGTTTGGCGCGGTAGGGACCGCAAACGCGCCGTGAAAGCTTGGTACAATCTGCGAGACATTGCCCATATCGGTCGATGCGGTCAATGGATGTTCCTGATGAACGAGCACCTTTTCGCCAATGTGAGCCATGTCCTCGGCATAGGACCGACAAAGTGTATCGTTGGCTCTAAGACTGGCATATGTTGGCGTCCTGAGAGAACAATTAGCTTCTGTTCCATCAAGCCTTCGTACATGAAACGCTCGTATACGACGACCTACATGACGATTTTATGCGTGCAGCCGGTCGCCAACGCA belongs to Purpureocillium takamizusanense chromosome 1, complete sequence and includes:
- the GRP2 gene encoding Methylglyoxal reductase (NADPH) (EggNog:ENOG503NVWR~COG:V): MVRVLLTGGNGFIASHVLDTLLSIPVNTVTITVRTKAKGDQVLERYDAPTRGRLSVEVVADFTAPGAFDECLQSAAFDAILHVASPFYYSATDIAGELLDPSIVGTTALLDAASRHPSIKTVVITSSFAAILNSHSGNDIPEHTYTERDWNPLTKEEAFQNTLNGYRASKLFAEKAAWEFVDSQKPSFSLVTICPTLCFGPVIQPLSSLDSINTSSQRIYSFISGAFKTQIPDTGTSFFLWIDVRDLALAHVRAMESQLAAPRNRRYLLTEGYFTNKDICSIISNQFPEYRSVLPSCEGNAGGFPNGGVYKFDNKKATEELGLSYRKLEDSVVDTVRSLKALQDRIN
- the BNA6 gene encoding Nicotinate-nucleotide diphosphorylase (carboxylating) (COG:H~EggNog:ENOG503NUQX) encodes the protein MSSAASSPSSLAHLLPPSWKTQVTAWLAEDTPSFDYAGYVVGEAPRTATLWAKSAGVVAGRPFFDEVFAQCGCAVEWHLDEGADVDPSSQQDGKVRAATVRGPARGILLGERVALNTIARCSGVAARSRALLTRMRAAGYTGILAGTRKTTPGFRLVEKYGMLVAGVDGHRTDLSSCVMLKDNHVWSRGSITDAVRAAKRVAGFSLKVEVEVQSEQEADEAIEAGADIVMLDNFTGDGVKVAARSLKERWQGKRHFLIEVSGGLREDNVEPYICNDVDIVSTSSIHQGVTHLDYSLKIEHREPQNFVAF